A section of the Ruania halotolerans genome encodes:
- a CDS encoding PQQ-binding-like beta-propeller repeat protein, with amino-acid sequence MGTGQVEDFILDSEPAAAGHRGPGGGEAERPDASARRRSARRWRRSPWPWAAVAVVLVAAGALVSPRGERSPETAWAVDLETGSAAGAWLVDDRIMATTAAGLIALDPADGAEIWTLPLDDPTCTSEGGTLTCVDGEGQDATITTVDKGGIRSTLPMPDAQVATTVGSDLIVAGIADGRHWLGRYDAEGSQRWKEAVEVVSTDNTWRNIEVQNGVVIAHASGSLRVTSGVVVPLALHLDTGEPATMTFPGPGGLSSTGNVSDARSEHREIAPRHHPVWLSLAQLNMPEYPDALVTLGAVRANPSGNDVMTFDGAPLAAVGSTVYTTDVAHDRTDLLAYDVADGDLLWSAPLPGRTAAICPCAASDQYLLLVTAEHPIDDALPAHVVRPSVRSPPGSSQRLATPACVGCRRLPVLRTHRRSPDYLRADPLRPFLSEHAPRSFSAAGPFRPTGEPAHLAYDGWSRCPAGLPPQRTDAKHDFSGGDDDEHHRQRRAHHRGT; translated from the coding sequence ATGGGGACGGGGCAGGTCGAGGATTTCATCCTCGATAGCGAGCCTGCGGCGGCAGGACATCGTGGCCCGGGCGGGGGCGAAGCGGAGCGCCCTGATGCCAGCGCCCGGCGGCGTAGCGCGCGCAGGTGGCGCCGCTCGCCCTGGCCGTGGGCGGCCGTGGCCGTGGTGCTCGTCGCTGCCGGGGCGCTGGTCTCCCCACGCGGTGAGCGCTCCCCAGAGACCGCCTGGGCGGTGGACCTGGAAACCGGCTCTGCGGCCGGGGCGTGGCTGGTCGATGACCGCATCATGGCCACGACCGCAGCCGGCCTCATCGCGCTCGATCCAGCCGATGGCGCCGAGATCTGGACCCTCCCGCTGGATGACCCCACCTGCACCAGTGAGGGCGGCACCCTGACCTGCGTCGACGGGGAAGGCCAGGACGCCACCATCACGACCGTCGATAAGGGCGGCATCAGATCGACGCTTCCGATGCCGGACGCGCAGGTGGCAACAACGGTCGGCAGTGACCTGATCGTGGCCGGAATCGCCGACGGTCGACACTGGCTGGGCCGATACGACGCCGAGGGTTCACAGCGTTGGAAGGAGGCTGTAGAGGTTGTCTCCACCGACAACACATGGAGGAACATCGAGGTCCAGAATGGAGTTGTCATAGCCCACGCGTCGGGATCACTGCGTGTGACCAGTGGAGTGGTCGTGCCCCTCGCGCTGCATCTCGACACTGGTGAACCGGCAACGATGACGTTCCCCGGGCCAGGCGGGTTGAGCTCGACCGGCAACGTGAGTGATGCTCGATCCGAGCACAGGGAGATCGCGCCTCGCCACCATCCGGTGTGGCTCTCGCTCGCGCAGCTGAACATGCCCGAATATCCAGATGCCCTCGTCACGCTCGGAGCCGTCCGTGCAAACCCGAGCGGCAACGACGTGATGACGTTCGACGGTGCGCCTCTTGCCGCCGTGGGATCGACCGTCTACACCACAGACGTGGCACACGACCGGACCGACCTTCTGGCCTATGACGTAGCGGACGGAGATCTGCTTTGGTCTGCCCCGCTTCCGGGCCGGACCGCTGCCATCTGTCCGTGCGCAGCATCCGACCAGTATCTCCTGCTCGTCACCGCCGAGCACCCGATAGACGACGCTCTCCCTGCTCACGTGGTTCGGCCGAGCGTCCGGTCGCCGCCAGGCTCAAGTCAGCGTCTCGCCACACCTGCATGCGTTGGTTGCCGACGACTCCCGGTTCTTCGTACTCACCGAAGGAGCCCTGACTACCTACGAGCCGACCCGCTCCGGCCCTTCTTGAGCGAGCACGCCCCTAGGTCTTTCTCTGCCGCGGGACCATTCCGCCCAACTGGCGAGCCGGCTCATCTTGCCTACGATGGATGGAGCAGGTGCCCGGCGGGACTTCCGCCGCAGCGTACCGATGCCAAGCACGACTTCTCAGGAGGCGACGATGACGAACATCACCGGCAACGACGGGCCCATCACCGAGGTACGTGA
- a CDS encoding hydroxyacid dehydrogenase, with protein sequence MQSAQLRDALFDAGAIARLDHLVDLDRRILDDQGDARMSDALAEAEILITSWGAPRINAAFLERAPALRAVIHAAGSVKHWADPVLWERGIVVSTAAAANAQPVAEYTLAMILLSGKRVLWPSAPSDRGGQAAAWRPLQAAGNYGRTVGIVGASRTGRQVMDLLMGFDVNIVVYDPHISDVEVARWGVRATSMEELAEQVDVLSVHAPALPATRHMVNSHVLARMRDGAVLINTSRGSLIDHDALLVELDRRPLFAVLDVTEPEPLPREHRLRAHPQVIVTPHIAGSIGNELGRLGESVLGEIERLVAGVPLRHEVSQAVLEISA encoded by the coding sequence ATGCAGTCCGCGCAGCTGCGGGATGCGTTGTTCGACGCCGGGGCCATCGCTCGGCTGGATCATCTCGTGGACCTCGATCGGCGCATTCTCGACGATCAGGGTGACGCGCGGATGTCGGATGCGCTGGCTGAAGCGGAAATCCTCATCACCAGCTGGGGTGCGCCACGGATCAATGCAGCCTTCCTTGAGCGGGCACCGGCGCTGCGCGCGGTCATCCACGCCGCGGGCTCGGTGAAGCACTGGGCAGATCCGGTGCTCTGGGAACGCGGGATCGTCGTCTCGACAGCGGCCGCGGCGAATGCGCAGCCCGTCGCCGAGTACACCCTGGCGATGATCCTGCTCTCGGGTAAGCGCGTGCTGTGGCCCTCGGCGCCCTCGGATCGCGGAGGTCAAGCCGCAGCGTGGCGTCCACTCCAGGCAGCGGGCAACTACGGGCGGACCGTCGGAATCGTCGGTGCTTCGCGGACCGGGCGCCAGGTGATGGACCTCTTAATGGGGTTCGACGTGAACATCGTGGTCTATGACCCGCATATCTCGGATGTGGAGGTTGCCCGGTGGGGAGTGCGCGCCACATCGATGGAAGAGCTTGCTGAACAGGTCGATGTGCTGTCCGTGCATGCACCGGCGCTCCCGGCTACGCGCCACATGGTGAACTCGCACGTGCTCGCCCGGATGCGAGACGGAGCCGTCCTCATCAACACCTCGCGTGGGTCGTTGATCGACCACGATGCGCTCCTGGTGGAGCTGGACCGTCGGCCCTTGTTCGCTGTTCTCGATGTGACCGAACCCGAGCCGCTGCCCCGTGAGCATCGGCTGCGTGCCCATCCTCAGGTCATCGTGACGCCCCATATCGCGGGCTCGATTGGAAACGAGCTGGGCCGCCTCGGGGAGAGCGTGCTCGGCGAGATCGAGCGTCTCGTTGCCGGAGTGCCGCTCCGGCATGAGGTGTCCCAGGCGGTTCTGGAGATCTCGGCCTGA
- a CDS encoding sugar phosphate isomerase/epimerase family protein, with protein MTDLSRLSLNTATTKNLTLAEAVRVAAEAGLPAVGLWRDRVAEAGLENAARIVRDAGLRVSSLCRGGFLTAADPAEQDRAMESNRAAIVEAATLGTSELVMVVGGLGAASAPGGPALPGGDKDIVAARTRVANRIAELAPFAAEHGVRLVLEPLHPIFAADRAVLSTLGQCLDLATDFPPEQVGVVVDTYHVWWDPALRDQIVRAGREGRIASYQVCDWILPLAEDALLSRGFMGDGYIDFPTITRWVSEAGYSGDVEVEIFNQEIWDAPGAETVATMAKRYTELVQPYL; from the coding sequence ATGACCGACCTCTCTCGCCTCTCCCTGAACACGGCCACCACAAAGAACCTGACCCTCGCCGAGGCGGTCCGGGTGGCCGCCGAGGCCGGGCTGCCCGCGGTCGGGCTGTGGCGCGACCGGGTCGCCGAGGCCGGGCTGGAGAACGCGGCCCGCATCGTGCGTGATGCCGGGCTGCGGGTGTCCTCACTGTGCCGGGGAGGCTTCCTCACTGCCGCCGACCCGGCCGAGCAGGACCGCGCCATGGAGAGCAACCGCGCCGCGATCGTCGAAGCCGCCACGCTGGGTACATCCGAGCTCGTCATGGTGGTCGGCGGCCTGGGGGCCGCGAGCGCCCCGGGTGGCCCGGCACTGCCCGGCGGCGATAAGGACATCGTGGCCGCACGCACCCGGGTGGCGAACCGGATCGCCGAGCTCGCGCCGTTCGCCGCCGAGCACGGGGTGCGCCTGGTGCTCGAACCCTTACATCCGATCTTCGCGGCCGACCGCGCCGTGCTGTCCACTCTGGGCCAGTGCCTGGATCTGGCCACGGACTTCCCGCCGGAGCAGGTGGGCGTGGTGGTCGATACCTATCACGTGTGGTGGGACCCGGCCCTGCGCGACCAGATCGTCCGCGCAGGCCGCGAGGGTCGGATCGCGTCCTATCAGGTGTGCGATTGGATCTTGCCGCTGGCCGAAGACGCCCTGCTCTCGCGGGGCTTCATGGGTGATGGGTACATCGACTTCCCCACGATCACCCGGTGGGTGAGCGAAGCCGGGTACAGCGGCGACGTGGAGGTAGAGATCTTCAACCAGGAGATCTGGGACGCCCCGGGCGCCGAGACCGTGGCCACGATGGCCAAGCGCTATACCGAGTTGGTTCAGCCCTACCTCTGA
- a CDS encoding PQQ-like beta-propeller repeat protein: protein MARSDEFTLEPNATESTPGGDTPDRWRASTRSHAWPWAALALVLVLAGVVTSPGGERPVRQLQAAWSMVTEPGTHPGVWVLSDVVVTAERSEVVGRSVDDGERRWQVPMNEPHCAAEGSRIACMPSGPPSRASEGTITIIDAAGSTSVTTVPDARLASPLGEDLVVAGGSGDGNRWLSRVSPDGSEIWRTVVAAESSDRTDALDFHNLTVDTRRIVWWFGEGEFAWPDPGMLDPDSGERLPTLTAAPYTSSLPLEFERTLTYLGADSREPGNGAIMSGGVAESLDGPWLWHWQVDERPLGVTDHHVTTVIRADLGAAIDGGEPFGHARLRTRTLQDGDVQESPTEYQSMGCPCEWVEDTLLAHGIRVADADALMAGRYGIDIIMIEGTDIVGSYLLHDEAPSSFAPSPFSLATDGSRAYLLEGERLTALPMP, encoded by the coding sequence ATGGCACGAAGCGACGAGTTCACCCTCGAGCCGAACGCAACCGAGTCCACGCCGGGCGGCGACACCCCGGACCGGTGGCGCGCATCCACCCGCTCGCATGCGTGGCCGTGGGCAGCCCTCGCCCTGGTCCTAGTGCTGGCCGGAGTGGTCACCTCACCGGGCGGCGAACGGCCCGTTCGGCAGCTGCAGGCTGCGTGGTCGATGGTCACCGAACCCGGTACGCACCCTGGAGTGTGGGTGCTCTCCGACGTGGTGGTCACTGCGGAACGCAGCGAAGTGGTCGGGCGGTCCGTCGATGACGGCGAGCGCCGGTGGCAGGTGCCGATGAACGAGCCACACTGCGCCGCTGAGGGATCGCGGATCGCCTGCATGCCGTCCGGGCCACCATCGCGTGCCAGCGAGGGGACCATCACGATCATCGATGCCGCGGGCAGCACCAGCGTCACGACGGTCCCGGACGCCCGGCTCGCGAGTCCGCTGGGTGAGGACCTGGTGGTAGCGGGAGGTTCCGGCGACGGCAACCGCTGGCTCTCCCGGGTCAGTCCGGACGGCAGCGAGATCTGGCGCACCGTGGTCGCGGCCGAATCGTCGGACCGGACCGACGCGCTCGACTTCCACAACCTCACGGTGGACACGCGTCGGATCGTCTGGTGGTTCGGGGAAGGCGAGTTCGCATGGCCGGATCCGGGAATGCTCGACCCGGACTCGGGTGAACGGCTCCCCACACTGACGGCCGCGCCGTACACCTCAAGCCTGCCACTGGAGTTCGAACGAACCTTGACCTACCTCGGCGCAGATTCACGCGAACCTGGCAACGGGGCGATCATGAGCGGTGGCGTCGCCGAGAGTCTCGATGGGCCATGGTTGTGGCACTGGCAGGTGGACGAGCGTCCACTGGGAGTCACCGACCACCACGTGACCACCGTGATCCGTGCGGATCTCGGCGCCGCTATCGACGGCGGTGAGCCATTCGGTCATGCGAGGCTGCGCACACGCACGCTGCAGGATGGTGATGTCCAGGAGTCCCCCACCGAGTATCAGTCGATGGGGTGCCCGTGCGAGTGGGTGGAGGACACGCTGCTTGCGCACGGGATCCGGGTCGCCGATGCAGACGCGCTGATGGCCGGACGGTACGGCATCGACATCATCATGATCGAGGGGACGGACATCGTCGGTAGCTACCTCCTGCACGACGAGGCACCCTCCAGCTTCGCACCGTCGCCGTTCTCGCTCGCCACGGACGGCTCCCGGGCCTACCTGCTCGAAGGCGAACGTCTGACGGCGTTGCCCATGCCCTGA
- a CDS encoding DUF2171 domain-containing protein, with amino-acid sequence MTNITGNDGPITEVREGMTVFDSTGEKVGTVREIQMGDPQAATAKGQDSGNTGGIVGSIADAFSTGSLPDAAKERLARLGFVRVDASGLFAGDRYAASDEVAAVRDDALHLSVPGDQLIG; translated from the coding sequence ATGACGAACATCACCGGCAACGACGGGCCCATCACCGAGGTACGTGAGGGTATGACCGTCTTCGACTCCACTGGAGAAAAGGTCGGAACTGTGCGGGAGATCCAGATGGGCGACCCGCAGGCAGCCACCGCCAAGGGCCAGGACAGCGGCAACACCGGCGGCATTGTTGGCTCCATCGCGGACGCATTCAGCACCGGCTCGCTCCCGGATGCGGCCAAAGAACGGCTCGCGCGGCTGGGCTTCGTGCGTGTGGATGCCAGCGGTTTGTTCGCCGGCGACCGATACGCCGCCAGTGATGAGGTCGCTGCAGTCCGCGACGACGCCCTCCACCTTTCGGTCCCGGGCGACCAACTCATCGGCTGA
- a CDS encoding DUF4383 domain-containing protein yields MSTPTPTTAGRRLPHQWIALIVGVVYLLVGIAGFFVTGFDGFVEHNHDQTLLGFAVNPLHNIVHLIIGAAGVVLWSTPSRARIYGWLLAIGYGATTIYGLLVVNDPDANILNINGADNGLHIASTIVGLVIALWPKKTTRSTNGPTDGTH; encoded by the coding sequence ATGAGTACACCCACACCCACCACCGCTGGCCGACGCCTCCCGCATCAGTGGATTGCTCTCATCGTCGGTGTCGTCTATCTGCTCGTCGGAATCGCGGGCTTCTTCGTGACTGGTTTCGACGGATTCGTCGAGCACAACCACGATCAGACCCTCTTGGGCTTCGCGGTTAACCCGTTGCACAACATCGTCCACCTCATCATCGGGGCTGCCGGCGTCGTCCTCTGGTCAACGCCGTCCCGTGCCCGGATCTACGGCTGGCTGCTCGCCATCGGGTACGGCGCAACGACCATCTACGGGCTCCTCGTGGTGAACGACCCGGATGCGAACATCCTGAATATCAACGGCGCAGACAACGGACTGCACATCGCCAGCACGATCGTTGGTCTGGTCATTGCTCTCTGGCCGAAGAAGACCACGCGATCCACCAACGGCCCCACGGACGGAACGCACTGA
- a CDS encoding manganese catalase family protein, which translates to MFFHKQELQHASTPDKPDAVYARKLQEVLGGQYGEITVAMQYGFQSWNAHMPGKYRDLLFGIGAEEFGHVEMLATMIAQLLKDAPIGATDDAVQSDPTVAAIVGGTDVQHAIVAGAGARPVDSNGNPWTAGYVTASGNLMADFHANANAEMQGRVQVARLYHMTDDAGVRDLLAFLLARDTMHQNQWLRAIEELKADGLEELPVPSNFPQEKEHTEHSYEYLNFSDGAKAADGPWAKGPTPDGNGEFSYHDGPTSSAPMPPPTRPDTRLYGTTALPNVAEKAAGAAKDALHRE; encoded by the coding sequence ATGTTTTTCCACAAGCAAGAACTGCAGCATGCCAGTACACCGGATAAGCCCGACGCCGTTTACGCCCGTAAGCTCCAGGAGGTCCTGGGCGGGCAGTACGGCGAGATCACGGTGGCTATGCAGTACGGGTTTCAGTCCTGGAATGCGCATATGCCCGGTAAGTATCGTGACCTGCTTTTCGGTATCGGTGCCGAAGAATTCGGTCACGTGGAGATGCTTGCGACGATGATCGCGCAACTGCTCAAAGATGCGCCCATCGGGGCCACCGATGACGCGGTCCAGTCGGATCCGACAGTCGCCGCCATCGTTGGTGGCACCGACGTCCAGCATGCCATCGTCGCCGGTGCAGGTGCGCGCCCGGTCGACAGCAACGGCAACCCCTGGACTGCTGGGTATGTCACTGCCAGCGGCAATTTGATGGCTGACTTCCACGCGAATGCCAATGCCGAGATGCAGGGCCGCGTTCAGGTGGCCCGTCTCTATCACATGACCGACGACGCAGGCGTGCGTGACCTGCTGGCCTTCTTGCTCGCCCGCGACACTATGCATCAGAACCAGTGGCTGCGCGCTATCGAGGAGCTCAAGGCCGACGGACTGGAGGAACTGCCCGTGCCGAGTAACTTCCCGCAGGAGAAGGAGCACACCGAGCACTCGTACGAGTACCTCAACTTCTCCGACGGTGCCAAAGCGGCGGACGGGCCGTGGGCCAAGGGTCCGACGCCGGACGGCAATGGCGAGTTCAGTTACCACGACGGCCCGACGAGCAGTGCACCGATGCCTCCTCCCACTCGACCCGACACGCGACTTTACGGCACAACGGCTCTGCCGAATGTGGCGGAGAAGGCGGCGGGCGCGGCGAAAGACGCCTTACATCGAGAGTAG